A genome region from Apus apus isolate bApuApu2 chromosome 2, bApuApu2.pri.cur, whole genome shotgun sequence includes the following:
- the DCLK3 gene encoding serine/threonine-protein kinase DCLK3, which yields MGKEPLTLKNLEVVLQELYPENPYAAAAAIQKNEEQSQKLKSRLYDTALKVDSGFDETEMTKNCSDGMSPKLVAGHEGKSQAKAKQEEKTRTKKKWTRGSWSGEQGVKPSRKTQESERYLNHERSLEKELEESSEEVVRCEKCEQERQARQKLQRERQAEASFENRDLSTGACQRYHVERNAKIRNCRKPSETCLEGKEVGWKDNGCRRMWKPLHRNVNEGLEKQKRSTEKERDVEKHENHGKEVVKIKKNAVEGLQLTHEMKEEKGSTCIMNHSGWLKKDTLRDTEKPLKTHREGQRAKEEGARREGNIMCRESDVIRREKTGERRVSKEDNKAQGLESTSRRYAIKNRTDVEKHYEIGRTIGDGNFAVVKECRHCDSKQIYAMKIVDKSKLKGKEDMMESEILIIRSLSHPNIVSLIEVYETEAEIYLILEYVPGGDLFDAIIESVKFTEHDAAVMITDLCEALVYIHSKNIVHRDLKPENLLVQHNADKSTTLKLADFGLAKQVTKPIFTVCGTPTYVAPEILAEKGYGLEVDMWAAGVILYILLCGFPPFRSQERDQEELFKIIQLGHYEFLSPYWDNISAAAKDLITRLLIVDPQKRYTARQVLQHPWIRTAGKTNSRNLQREVTINIERHFRAQRRKEVAVEDT from the exons ATGGGGAAGGAGCCCCTCACTTTGAAGAACCTGGAAGTAGTATTACAAGAACTTTATCCAGAAAATCCTTATGCTGCCGCTGCTGCCATTCAGAAGAATGAGGAACAGTCCCAAAAACTGAAGAGCAGGCTGTATGACACAGCTTTGAAAGTGGACAGTGGCTTTGATGAGACAGAAATGACCAAGAACTGCAGTGATGGCATGTCTCCCAAACTAGTGGCTGGACATGAAGGAAAAAGTCAAGCCAAggcaaagcaagaggaaaaaacgAGAACAAAAAAGAAGTGGACTAGAGGGAGCTGGAGTGGTGAACAAGGAGTGAAGCCTTCTAGAAAAACCCAAGAAAGTGAGAGGTACCTGAACCATGAGAGAAGTCTTGAGAAGGAATTAGAAGAGAGTTCAGAGGAGGTGGTGAGGTGTGAGAAATGTGAACAGGAGAGGCAGGCCAGACAGAAGTTACAACGGGAAAGACAGGCTGAGGCCTCATTTGAGAACAGAGACCTGAGCACAGGCGCATGTCAGAGGTACCATgtagaaagaaatgcaaaaatcagGAACTGCCGAAAACCTTCAGAAACTTGTCTGGAAGGTAAGGAAGTTGGTTGGAAGGATAATGGCTGTAGGAGGATGTGGAAGCCCCTACATAGGAATGTTAATGAAGGTCTGGAGAAGCAAAAAAGGAGCACTGAGAAGGAAAGGGATGTGGAGAAACATGAAAACCATGGGAAGGAAGTAGTAAAAATCAAGAAGAATGCTGTAGAAGGGCTGCAGCTAACTCATgaaatgaaagaagagaaaggaagtaCCTGCATAATGAACCACAGTGGTTGGCTAAAGAAAGACACTCTGAGGGATACTGAGAAACCACTAAAAACACATAGAGAAGGACAAAGAGCTAAGGAGGAGGGTGCCAGAAGAGAGGGGAATATCATGTGTAGAGAGAGTGATGTGATACgaagagaaaaaacaggggAGCGGAGAGTCAGTAAAGAAGATAACAAGGCTCAGGGACTGGAAAGCACAAGCCGGAGGTATGCTATTAAAAACAGAACTGATGTGGAAAAACACTATGAGATTGGCAGAACTATTGGGGATGGGAATTTTGCAGTGGTGAAGGAATGTCGCCACTGTGACTCCAAGCAGATCTATGCCATGAAAATTGTTGATAAATCCAAGCTGAAGGGGAAAGAGGACATGATGGAAAGTGAAATACTGATCATTAGGAGTCTCTCTCATCCCAATATAGTAAGCTTAATTGAAGTGTATGAGACAGAAGCTGAGATCTACCTAATCCTGGAGTATGTCCCAGGAGGGGACTTATTTGATGCAATCATAGAAAGTGTGAAGTTCACAGAGCATGATGCTGCTGTCATGATCACCGACCTGTGTGAAGCACTGGTTTATATTCACAGCAAGAACATTGTCCACAGGGACCTCAAACCGGAGAATCTTCTG GTTCAGCATAATGCAGATAAATCTACTACTTTGAAACTGGCAGATTTTGGCCTTGCAAAGCAGGTTACAAAACCCATATTTACTGTGTGTGGAACACCAACATATGTTGCCCCTGAGATACTTGCTGAGAAGG gCTATGGGCTTGAAGTAGATATGTGGGCAGCTGGTGTGATCCTTTACATTCTGCTCTGCGGTTTTCCCCCTTTTCGCAGTCAGGAACGTGATCAGGAAGAGCTGTTTAAGATCATACAGCTGGGTCACTATGAGTTCCTTTCCCCATACTGGGACAATATTTCTGCAG CAGCAAAAGACCTCATAACCAGGCTGTTGATAGTGGATCCCCAGAAGCGCTACACAGCACGACAAGTacttcagcacccttggatcAGAACAGCTGGAAAAACTAACAGCAGAAATTTGCAGAGGGAAGTGACAATAAATATCGAGCGTCATTTCCGGGCCCAGCGCCGGAAGGAAGTTGCAGTTGAGGACACATGA